TTACTATTAAACCAGATATGGATAACTATCGATTTAGAGAAGATGTGTTCGATGCCATACCAGAAGATGAACGCTTAATTTTTCAAGTGGGAAATACAACAACCGGAGAAATTTTTGTTCATCAAAAAGTCGTCGATATTTTTAAAAAGTATGATGTTAAAGGTATTCGGTTCTTTAAAACGAGTGAGTATCATGTCGGCGATGAGTTCAACGTTTTTTAAGCGGTATGCTTGCTTAATAAGGTGTCACCCACTTACTTTAGCATCAAGAGTTGGGCGTTTATTCTTTTAGAAGTTCAGTTACATCGTGGGAATCACACATCCTCCTCAAATGATGACGATGATGAGCACGACGAGCCGTATCACGCCCATGCAACAAGGTTGATGATAAAGGCCATGGAATTAATTGAGAAGAATTGTGAAGAAGGTAACTCAAAAAAGGTCCAAAATTGCTTAGATAAAAAAAGTAGCACGATACTAGGAGACATTAAAACGTATCGTATTAGGTTGACTAGAGTACATAGATATTTTAAAAGTGGTGAGGTGGGGTGTAACGGGTTAGGGAAAAAAGCAGGTAAGTTTAGTATTGACGATTTAGTTGATTCAAATGATGTTAACACCCACTGTTGTGATAGAAATCATACCGAATTTAAGTTTTTTAAAAAAGAAAATATGACTTAGAAGTTGGAAAGTAGAATGAAATACGATCAAGACTACTACATTATGAGCCCAGACTATGACGTTGCAGGGTATTCTGTAATACCTTCTGCTTCAACCGGTCTACGTAGGTTTCATTACCGTGAACTTGTCTATGGTGAGCCTGCATTGAGGTTTAGTACCAAGAATAGCCAAAAGTTATATGATGATGTGGAAATGTTATTCTGCACGCCTAGCTTTATTATATCTGAAGATCTAAAAGAGGTTTTTGATGACGGCGTTTATGGCGGAAAACTGTATCCGGCAATAATAAACAACACTAAACATAATTACTTTCTAATTAATATATATAAAGCTCTCGATTGTTGGGATAGAAATCGCTCAGTTTATGAGCATGATGATCCTGATGATGAACCACATGTTATAAAATACAGCCTTAATGATGCTGTTCTCGATGAAATTCCAGAGTCAGAGAGATTGGTCTTTAAGATGGGGGAGATGATTTAGCTCCGATAGTTGTACATAAAAAAATTAAGAGGAAACTGGAGAGAAAAATTCCTTATCTCAAATTCTATTCCATTGAAAGTTATCAACTTGGGGATGAGTACTAAAGAATATAATGGTTTTCTGATTCATTTATCGCAGAACACCAAAACCATAACATGGATAACTAAGGTAGTACGATGATTCAAGGCGATATTGTATTTAAAAGCCACGGTGAAGATTAATAAGTCACCTAGCAAGAGGAAAATAATTTTGAGTGCGTTGAATATTTACGATGAGTCTTATTATATTATATTCCCGGATTATGAATTTGAGGACTATGACAATGACCTCACCCCAACTCAATATACCGCCAATACTCATTGGAAGTTTGAAAAGCTGACCTTTGGTATAAAGCCACTTACCTTTGTCTCCGATAATGATAATTTGGACTTTTTGCAGCAAGATTACGCTCTAGCATTTAACGTAAAGAACTTTGTCGTCACAACCAAACTTAAAGAACTTCTGGAAGATGGCCTTTACGGCAGTCAGTTTTTTCCAGCAATTATTCCAGATGAGAACAATAATTCGGTTGAAGGCCTCTGGGCACTGAATACTTTTGATGACTTAGACTGTGTTGATCTAAAAAGAAGTCAATTTTATATGCCAGGTGATGGGACCACAGAAATTGATGGCTTTACAATTAGCCCTCATATGAGTAATTACCGATTTCGAGAAGATGTGTTCGATGCGATTCCAGAAAACGAACGCTTAATTTTTCAATTGGGAAATACAACAACCGGAGAAATTTTTGTTCATCAAAAAGTCGTCGATATTTTTAAAAAGCATAATGTTAAAGGTATTCGGTTCTTTAAAGCGAGTGAGTATCATGTCGGTGATGAGTTCTAAAATAGCAGCACTGCATTTTTTCTGAAAGGTTAAATTACCCAAGATAGAACAATGAGCCAATATAACCATCAATCCTGCTTGAGCAAGACATACCAACCAGATGGATCTATCGATTTCGACAATACTTGGACGTTTGAGAGAGGCATATGAATAACTACGAAGATATTTACTACATTGCTAAAACGGTTGCTTTTCAAGAAAACTTTCTAGAACTCCAAGCAACAAAAAATACAGGAGTACGCAATCATACTTATAAAAAGCTTGATTTTGGTGACGGTCCGGTTTTTTTTGAAAATGGCTTTAAAGGTTTAGTCCCTTTCAATCTGACAGACGGTCAATTTGATGGACTCTACCCAGTGGTGTCCTTGAAAGTCGCGTCTGTTATTCGATATCACAATATTGATGGTTTCCAGCTCTTTCCCGCGGTGATTATTGGTGATGATGGTAAGTGGCATAAGGATTTTTACTTTTTTAACTTTTACTCTCCTTTAGACTGTGTTGATTTTGAAAATAGTGATGTCCGTGAATATAAGCCCAATGCTAGATACAATGAGGTGATAAGTTACAAACTGCGGAGCGATGTGCTGGATGGTATCCCAGAAGAAAACCGCCTGATGATCAAACTGGCTCGTGTCCAAGGTGGCGCCTTGATTTTCCACAAAAAAATAGTCGATGCATTAGCCCGCTTCGACGTTGAAGCTTTCCAGTTTTTTAAACTCAGTGAATACGAACTGGACATGGAATATCGCATGGGTTAAGTGGACTCACATTGATTGAGCATATTTAGCAAAAGGGATAATGAGGGAGCACACAAAATGCTCCCTATTTTAATCTTTAGGCTTGGAGTCTCTCACTTGGTATTTGTGTTAGTTGAAGTCAGGGGCCTGTCCTGATAACGGATAACGATTGCTGCTGTTAATCATAGATACTGCTATAGATTTTCCACAAAACTGGGATTTGAAGAGAAAAATATGAAAAACTACGAGCAAGAGTACTTTATTTTAAAAAGAGTCCCTTACCGTGAAAAGTTTCTGTCACTGCGAGCAACGTTAGATACAGGAAGAAGAAATCATACGTACGAGCGGTTAGATTACGGTGATGGTCCTGTTTTTTTTGAAAATGGCTTTAAAGGCGAAGTCCCTTTCTACCTGACAGACGGTCAATTTGATGGAATCTATCCAGTGGTGTCCTTGAAAGTCGCGTCTGTTATTCGAGAGTACAATATTGATGGTTTCCAGCTCTTTCCCGCGGTGATTATTGGTGATGATGGCAAGTGGCATGAGGAATTTTACTTTTTTAACTTTTACGCTCCTTTAGACTGTGTCGATTTTGAAAATAGTGATGTCGATGAGTATGAGCCCAATGCTAGATACAATGAGGTGATAAGTTACAAACTGCGGAGCGATGTGCTGGATGGTATACCAGAAGAAAACCGCCTAATTATCAAACTGGCTCGTGTCGAAGGTGGTGCACTGATTTTCCACCAAAAAATAGTCAATGCATTAGCCCGCTTCGATGTTGAAGCTTTCCAGTTTTTCAAACTCAGTGAATACGAACTGGGCATGGAATATCGAATGGGTTCCTGAGATAACAATATGAAAAACTATGAAGAACAATATTTCCAAGTATTTGATACGCCATTTAAAGAAGATGCTTTTTCTCTAAAACCATCTCTAGAGACGGGTAGGAGGCGGTACACATTTACCAAACTAGACTTTGGTGATGGGCCCATTACCTTTGTAAACTCAGATAAAGGTGATATCCCGTTTGTATTAAGTAATTTCTTTCTTCATGGTTTTTTTCCTATAGTATCGAAGGAAATCGCTGATGTATTAAAAGGTTATGATATCGATGGTTTTCAACTTTTTCCAACCGTGTTGATTGATGATGATGATAAATGGAACGAAGATTTCTTCTTTTTTAACCTTTATCAAGAACTTGATTTCGTTGACTTTGAAAATAGTGAGATACAAGATTTCGAACCAGGTGACACGAGATATGATGTGGTTCGGTATAAATTTAAAGACGATGTTCTAAATGCTATTCCACTGGAAGAAAGACTAATAATTCGTCCTAAAAATGTTTGGGGTAGAGGTGTCTTTATTCATGAAAGCATCGTATCTAAAATAGAAAAATCTATTGAAAAGAGCTCTTTTCGATTTCTAAGAATGAGTGATTATAAATTAGGTGATGAGTTTAAGCCGTAGGCATATGAATAACTACGAAGATATCTACTACATTTCTAAAACGGTTGCTTTTCAAGAAAATTTTTTAGAACTCAAAGCAACAAAAAATACAGGAGTACGCAATCATACTTATGAAAAGCTTGATTATGGTGACGGTCCGGTTTTTTTTGAAAATGGCTTTAAAGGCGAAGTCCCTTTCTACCTGACAGACGGTCAATTTGATGGAATCTATCCAGTGGTGTCCTTGAAAGTCGCGTCTGTTATTCGAGAGTACAATATTGATGGTTTCCAGCTCTTTCCCGCGGTGATTATTGGTGATGATGGTAAGTGGCATAAGGAATTTTACTTTTTTAACTTTTACGCTCCTTTAGACTGTGTCGATTTTGAAAATAGTGATGTCGATGAGTATGAGCCCAATGCTAGATACAATGAGGTGATAAGTTACAAACTGCGGGGCGATGTGCTGGATGGTATACCAGAGGAAAACCGCCTAATTATCAAACTGGCTCGTGTCGAAGGTGGTGCCTTGATTTTCCACCAAAAAATAGTCGATGCATTAGCCCACTTCGATGTTGAAGCTTTCCAGTTTTTCAAACTCAGTGAATACGAACTGGGCATGGAATATCGCACGGGTTAACGGGAGCCTGTGGTTGGGAAACGCTACAGACACAGGGTGCAACAACAAACGTCAAGGTGATTGATTATCCTGAGATAACAATATGCAAAACTATGAACAACAATACTACAAAGTGTTTGAAGTCCCATGCCGGAAAACTTACCTGCGTTTAAAGGCATCACAAGATGCGGGTCGCCGTCGTTATAGCTTCACTCAATTAGATTTTGGCGATGGGCCCATATTCTTTACCAATGCAGATAAAGGCGAAATGCCATTCACAGTTAGTGATTTTTTACTGCATGGTTTTTTCCCTGTGGTTTCTAAGAAAATTGCCGAAATAATAATGCCTTACCCCATTAATGGTTTTCAGTTGTTTCCAGCGGTTTTGATTGGTGATGACGAGAAGTGGCATGAAGATTTTTTCTTCTTTAATGCTTATGACAACCTCGACTGTATAGACTTTGATCGCAGTGAAATACTTGATTATTCGCCAGAAGACAGTCGGCATGAAATCATCCGATACCAATTAAAGAATGACGTGTTAGATGCGATTCCATTAGAAAATCGTCTGATTGTACGCCCAAGCAAAGTCGCTGGCGGTGGTTTATTTATTCATGAAAATCTAGTAACGCAAATTAGTCGCTACATAGACCCTGATGCTTTTAGGTTTTTTCGACTGAGTGAATATAGATTAGGCGGCAAATACGTATAACATCGCTCTGTTGTTGTTCAACACTCCTCAACTACTAACTCGCTATACCCTGTAGTGTCATCCTGCTCTCTCGAAAAGCGTAGGCTTGGGTACGTGTGAAGGATCAGTTCGGCAGTGGTATCGATAAGGCTGTTGTCGAGAAGGTGGCCGCCAATGACTTTGCCGTTGCTGTCAGCAACAGAAATGTGAATGTGTTGGTGGTTTGGCGTCAGTGTTCCCATCACCGATACTATTTCAAAAGGTTGCGTCAGCGTGATGGATTGCTCAGCGCCCGCAAGGCGAAGGCTAACTTGCTCTAAACACCCGACACACGAGGCAATAGTGCCAGCTTGAATTTTATGCTCTGTTACCAGAGACTGAATTTGCTTTTTTAAGTCCTGGCCTTTGGTGAGTCGAACGGCGATGGGCTGAATCATAGTCGGTTCCGGTATCCATGTGGTGTGTAAAAAAGGAGCAAATGGTTTGCTCCTTTCAAATGTTGGGTCTGGCTGCCAAGCAGCGGCTTAATGGGCTCTTGCTACTGTGCCTTGCGAGCTGACGGTGAGCGTCTTAGTCGATAGTGGTACAAAAGCAGATTGCCCCTTGGTCAAGACAAGTGTCTCGTCACCAGCTTGCAGTGTGACATCGTCATCCACCGCAAATAGGATCTCAGCGCGGTTCAGCGTCAGCGGTTTGTTTTTTGGTTGCTTCAGCACAGAAAACTTAAAGTCTTCCACAGGCACTGGGAAGTTGAACTCACCGTCGCTTTCGACGGGTTGCGTCAGGATTTTATCTTTATTCAGCGCGGCAAATTTACAGCTGCCGACCAACTCTTCTACGTCCATGTATTTTGGCGTGAGACCCGCGCGCAACACGTTATCCGAATTGGCCATGATCTCAAGGCCTGTGCCCTTGATGTAGGCGTGTGGGGTGCCGGCATCCAAGAACATGGCTTCACCGGGCTGAAGCTCAAGCACGTTAAGCATCAGCGGGGCCAGCAGGCCAACGTCATTCGGGTATTGACTATTTAGCTCCACCACCAGCACTGCTAACGGATCTGGGTTGTTATTGGCCCAGCTAAGCAGTGCGTCTAGTGCCTGAGATTTTTTATCGCCATCCAGTTCTAACATGGCTTTAAAGAAGGCCTGTAAACCTTGTGAGGTCAGGTTATGACGAAAAGCGTCAACATCTTGCTTTAGCGCGGGGGCATTCAACGCATCAAATAGGGCAATGGTTTCTTCGAAGTCACGGAAGCCGTTCATCGCCATGTAAGGCGTCAGTGCGTAAACCAGCTCGGGCTTGTGGTTTGGATCTTTGTAGTTGCGGTTAGCCGCGTTGCGCGCAATGCCAGCGGCGTCTTCTCTGGCAAACCCTTCTTCCGCTTGGGCTTTGGATGGGTGAACCTGAATGGAAAGCGCCTGAGCGGCGGCCAGTACCTTAAACAGGAAGGGCAGTTCACCAAATCGCTGTTGGGTCTCGGCACCAAGGGTTTGCTCTGGGTTCTGGTTGATAAAATCAGACAGCAAAACCGTCTCATTCGCGATTTGAATTTTTGAACATCCGTTAGGGTGGGCACCCATCCAGATTTCAGCTTGAGGCTGTTGCTCAGGGTTGGCAATACCAAACAAAGTGTTGATCGAATCTCGGCTACCCCAAGGGTAGGGTTGAATAACATTTTCCAGTAGGAAAAATGGAGCAGGGTTAGACATTCTTATACCTTAAAAAATACAGCTAGCAAAAAGCCCAAACGGGCCTAAACACACCTAGTTTACAAACTTGCCAATACCATGAGCAAGATAAAAGAGATAAGAGTGTGACTGTGTCATGATGTGGTGAAACGTTTAGTGGTGAATGGAGAGGAAAACGATGCTTGTTGGCCTAGATATTGGTGGGACAAAAATAGAAGGTGTCGGTCTCGATAAGGAGAGCTATGCAACCTTAGTCAAACATCGTGAGCCGACCAATACACACAGCTATCAGGGGTTTCTTGATTCGGTATTAGCGGTCATAAAAGAGGTGGCGCAACATGGTGAGATCGAGTCTATTGGTATCGGATGCTGTGGCTCGGTCGGCAATGATGGTTTGATGCAAGGGGCGAACGTTACGGTTCTCAACGGTCAGGATTTTATTGGTGACTTAACGCGTTATATCGATGTGCCGGTTGCCTTAGCCAACGATGCAGACTGTCTCGCTCTGTCTGAATTTAAAGATGGGGCGGCGAAACACGCCCAGCATTCGTGTGTTGCTATCATTATTGGTACTGGGTGCGGCTCTGGTGTGGTGATCAACAACGGCTTAGTGACGGGGTTGAACAAGCTGGGGGAGAGCTAGGGCATAACCCTTTACCGGGTTTCGATAAAGACAAAGATGGCGCGCCAGTGCAATGTTACTGCGGGTCACTCAACTGCACAGAATCCTTTGTATCAGGAACGGGTTTTAGCCGCTCGTTTGCCGAAAAACACGGCCCTGCGGATGCCAAACAAATCATGGCGCTTTGCGCTGAGGGCGATACAGCCGCACAGCAGCACTTTGATCTCTACTGTGATCAGCTGGCACGTGTGTGTGCGTCAATCGTTAACTTTGTCGATCCTGAAGTGATCGTCCTTGGCGGCGGTATGTCCAATGTTGACGCTATTTACCCGTTGGTGAACGCCAAACTGAACCTCTACACCTTTAATAAATCCGCCCAAACGCGCATTGTCAAAAGTGTCCATGGTGATTCATCTGGCGTGCGAGGGGCGGCGTTTTTGCACTCCCTCGGCCAGTGAGTTACTTAACGGAGTAACGTTTGACATTGGGTTGGCTCTCTTTTGGCTCAGCTTGAGTTTGGCTGTCGAGAGGCGCCCATTTTAACGCACCATTGGTTTCAAAGTCGTTGGCTTGGGTGCACGTCATATAGTGGTCACCAACCTGAATAACGGCGCCGAGAGAGTAGCCCTGATCTTGGTAGTAGCAGACTCGCTTGGCGGCTTCGCTGCCATCGATGGCAATCACGGCATTGCCGGGTGTGGTGATCACGTTGGCACAAGTGGATGCCGATGCCAGTAGCAGTAAAGTAAATAGATGGATGCGCATAAACTCTCCTTAGATTAACCCATCAATTATGGGCGACCGATAGTGAGTGAAGATTAAATGACTCGCGAGAAAAAGGTTAGCGGGTGGCGATGCCGCTTCAATCGCCATATTTGCGCTGATATCGAGGCAACATACTTTCGTTGCCCAACACGCCTCCCTGATGGACATAGATAATGGTTTTGTCTCGGTGTTGCTCAGACCAAGATTGTAAACACTGCCACATCATAGGGTCGTAAAGCAGGTCAAACTCCACATGGGTTTGTTCGAGAAGTTTACGCCAGATTTCATAATCTTGACGATAAAGTTTGCCAAAATGATGTTTGCTTTCCAGTTCGAGTATGTGCGGGAAATCGCGTTCACCGAGCTGCTTAAATTGCTCGATTAAGTAGTCTTTGCCACCCACACAAGGGCAGGTCAGGACTTGGATACCGTGCGTGTGGAGAAAACGGTGCAAATACAGTGCTGTGGTGCCCGTGCCGGATGGCAGCGCCACAACAAATTCTTTGCCTGTTTCGAAGCGACTCCAAGATAGGATTTCACGGCCAAGCTGCTCAATGCCCAATCTAGCGTCGGCGGAACGGCCGCCTTCTTCAATGACGAGGCAGCGGGCATCTGGCTGGCGAACAGTATCAATGAATTGTGCTGGGTGAAGGTTGGATTCATTAACAGGGATGACACGCGCGCCCAGTTCGAGCGCGCCTCGATAGTTACCCATCGGTCTGTCGACTAGCCACGGCGGAATTCGGTCAACGTAATATTCAAGGGTCCAGCCTTTGATGGCGCACAGAGCGGCCAATGAGTAAAGTGAGTTGGCTTGCGCACTGCCATAGCTAATCAGAGTGGTTACCTCTGGGTAGCTTCCCTCTAACAGCGTCATGAACTTGCGAGCTTTGTTACCACTGAAATGGCTATGGAGCTGGTCGTCCCGTTTGAGGTAAAACGTGGTGCCGTTAAATTGGTGCTGGGTGATGGGTGTGTCGCAAAGTTTCATCTGAATCGTTGGCCAGTAAAATGGGGGCCTATCTTACCTGATTTCGCCGCAAAAGCCTGAATATGGATCAAAACCGGATGCGAGCGACGCAGCCTCGGCTAGGGTGGTTTTCCAGTTCAAATGACCAGCCATAGCGCTGGCTAAGATCATCGACAATCAACAGCCCGAGTCCGTGTCCGTCAGCATTGGGGGTGTCGCTCAACCCCGGCCCATCGTCAATAATTACTAACTCTTGCTCGGAGACGTCGATAGTGATCGTCCCTTCTGCGGTGGCGGCGATCGCATTGCGGATCAAGTTACCTACAATCATGTTCATGACCGCAGGGGTTGCCCTGACGCTAGGCAAGCCAGAAGTAATGAGCCGAATGGTGACGTTTTTCTCGGTCGCTTGAACCGAATTGGCCTCGACAATCGATTCAAGCTCATTTTTTTCGATTGCTCTTAGCGGCGCGTCATCGACATTTCTTTCGTAGCGAACGATGGAGAGCAGAGCATCGACCATAGTGGTCATTTGATTCGTCGCATCGTCAATGCGGCTGATTTGCCTTTGCTGAAATTCGCACGGTTCGGAACGAGTCAGCAGTTTGTTGGCCCCTTTGACGACCGTGAGTGGCGTGCGCAGTTCATGGCTGGCATAACGGGCAAAGGCTTGTTCG
This window of the Vibrio neptunius genome carries:
- a CDS encoding DUF296 domain-containing protein is translated as MIQPIAVRLTKGQDLKKQIQSLVTEHKIQAGTIASCVGCLEQVSLRLAGAEQSITLTQPFEIVSVMGTLTPNHQHIHISVADSNGKVIGGHLLDNSLIDTTAELILHTYPSLRFSREQDDTTGYSELVVEEC
- the manA gene encoding mannose-6-phosphate isomerase, class I; its protein translation is MSNPAPFFLLENVIQPYPWGSRDSINTLFGIANPEQQPQAEIWMGAHPNGCSKIQIANETVLLSDFINQNPEQTLGAETQQRFGELPFLFKVLAAAQALSIQVHPSKAQAEEGFAREDAAGIARNAANRNYKDPNHKPELVYALTPYMAMNGFRDFEETIALFDALNAPALKQDVDAFRHNLTSQGLQAFFKAMLELDGDKKSQALDALLSWANNNPDPLAVLVVELNSQYPNDVGLLAPLMLNVLELQPGEAMFLDAGTPHAYIKGTGLEIMANSDNVLRAGLTPKYMDVEELVGSCKFAALNKDKILTQPVESDGEFNFPVPVEDFKFSVLKQPKNKPLTLNRAEILFAVDDDVTLQAGDETLVLTKGQSAFVPLSTKTLTVSSQGTVARAH
- a CDS encoding YnjH family protein; translated protein: MRIHLFTLLLLASASTCANVITTPGNAVIAIDGSEAAKRVCYYQDQGYSLGAVIQVGDHYMTCTQANDFETNGALKWAPLDSQTQAEPKESQPNVKRYSVK
- a CDS encoding 1-aminocyclopropane-1-carboxylate deaminase/D-cysteine desulfhydrase: MKLCDTPITQHQFNGTTFYLKRDDQLHSHFSGNKARKFMTLLEGSYPEVTTLISYGSAQANSLYSLAALCAIKGWTLEYYVDRIPPWLVDRPMGNYRGALELGARVIPVNESNLHPAQFIDTVRQPDARCLVIEEGGRSADARLGIEQLGREILSWSRFETGKEFVVALPSGTGTTALYLHRFLHTHGIQVLTCPCVGGKDYLIEQFKQLGERDFPHILELESKHHFGKLYRQDYEIWRKLLEQTHVEFDLLYDPMMWQCLQSWSEQHRDKTIIYVHQGGVLGNESMLPRYQRKYGD